The Gossypium hirsutum isolate 1008001.06 chromosome D06, Gossypium_hirsutum_v2.1, whole genome shotgun sequence genome contains the following window.
ATTACCCATTAATTCTGATTACACGGTCAGTTATATAAGCTAAAATCAAAGTACTAAGATGCCTCTCTAATTAATACAACAATTAGGACTTCAAACCCGAACAAGACCCTAAACTACCCCTCGAAAATGCAGTTGTTGTGTTTGTGGAATTGTCATAACGTGGAGCACCTTGCTCGTCGAGACATCCCTTACAGTTTGTAGCCTTCCATCGCTTTGATCTTCGATGTCGCGACATTCAATCAAGTTTTGTCCTCGATGCTATTTTCAAGTCAGTCTTTGATGTCACAACTTTCATACTTCGTTGTTGCAACTTTGGCAACAATTTCAGCTCGAAGTTGCATCTTTAGCTCCCAAATCACCCTACATAACCACATAACCTTATTTAAGTATCAAAACGtcataaaaactattaaaaagcaTAAATTATTACTTCAACtgtaaaaacataaattaatactAAAATGATTTGATTTAGCTATTAAACAAGCTTAAATTTCGTGAAAAAGGGATATAACTAATAGTGTAAATCACAACAGATCAATATACATAGGTGAAACAATAGAGTAAGTAGGTGTTTAGCTGCACTTGTACTTGTCATATTTGGTGTTTTGAAGGGGTAAATATGAGATATTACATAGTTTAAGAGTTTCGCTTAATGTTTGGACTAATTTTGAACAAATTTGGTATGGTTTAGAAGTGTTTGAAAGCAAAAATTTCAGGTCCTCTGTCTTAGGTCTCGAGACATGCAAAATGTGTCTTGAGACATAAAAACTTCGAAGCTAAAAATCCATAGAAACAATGTCATTTCTCGAGACATATTGAACTGTCTCAAGACAATAGCTCTTTTGCTCAAGACCTATACTCATTTAGCTCGAAATAGGAAACTTTGAAACTAAATTTCTACAGTGCTATGATAATGTCTTGAGACATTTAGGCCTTGGTTTAAAGACATACGAAACTGTCGTTGAAAACTTTTAATTGGATTAAAAGAGACTGAAAAACCTTTTATAAGCAATTAAactttattaatagtttaattattCCCTTTAAAGTGTAATGAGAACTTGGAATCATTAATAAAAGTCAAATTTATAAGTATTTGGGATTGTAAATGAGTGTTTAGTGTAAAATGTAACATTCATATTCGAGTTTACTCGTGTAAGGGTGTTACAAAGACACAAACTGACATGAAGCACTTGGACCAAAAGTTGGATGGTCGTTTTGATCAGTTACAAGCCAATCTGAAGTTTCTTATGTAGATGATGAGCCAAAAAGGCCTACTAGATTCTTCACCACAATCTAGTTCAATTGCAGGGGATCGGGGCAAGGCCTCTTTGCTACCCATTAAACCCTTGCACTCGGGTAGTTGGGAATCGGGAGCAACCAGATCCTATCGATGAGACTGTCTTCGGTTTAATGGGAATAATTTTAAGAATTGGTATTTGAAGCTAGAACATTATTTTGCAGTAGGAAATGTTTCCGACCATAGCGAATTTTGTGTCATTATGCTGCATTTGGAAGGTCGGGCTTTACAGTGGCATTATCACTATGCCAAGATCCAAGGAGAGATTAAGAAATTATCCTGGGATTGTTATTTGGAAGCATTGTAGGCTCAATTTGCACTTATGGAGTTTGAGGACCCCATGGCAGAGTTGGAGAGCTTGAAGCAGACTGCAACAATGGACCAATACAATGGAGACTTCTTAGGTATCCTCAACGAACTCCAACTCTCGGATTCTTATGCTGTTAGTGTTTTCATTGAGAACCTTAAGCCCGATGTTGCTAAACTTCTCAAAATTTTTCGTCCCAAAACTCTCACTAAAACTTTACACTTAGCCATGCGTGTGAGCACCTCTTGTATCCTACCCTTAAGAAATCGATTCCCTCCCTAGCACCTAAGCTTCCTTGGCCTACTTCTTGCACCCATTCTCCTAGTTGGACACCTAAACCTTCACATACACCCCCTTTACTAACAACAACTAAGCTGCCCCCAACCCTTTACTAGCTTTGCCTCCTGCTAGTCAGCCTCCTATACCACCTTAAACCACTTCACCCCCTAGTCTGCTAAATATCTTACACCAGctgaaatggaagaaaaaaagagaaaagactTTGCTATTGATGTGGGGCAAAGTATACATTTTGACATAAGTGCACGAAGTCTCAGTTACACCCCTCTTTGAAGTCACTTGCAACAATTTCTTTCCACTCTTGTCCTCCCCGTCTGTAGTCCACTCTTCCTTCCACTTGTTTCCTTGATCTTAATTATGTTAAGAGTGTTAATATTCTTTGATCTTACTTACGTTAACAGTGTTAATTTATTTAGTGTATGTAGTTGGCTTAGATCCTTTCTAACAAGATATAAGATTTCTGTTGTAGACAAGATCAGTGGTTAATGCTATGAATTCATCACTTAATTTGACTGCAATAGATGAGAGGTAAGgagattctttttctttttcagcttaATTTACAGAGGAAATCTGACAGGTTGGTGGGATTAACTTTTTTCAGGTTTCCATTTGATGAACTTCTAAAATGGAAACATCCTGGTCTAGGAAACAAAGATGTCAGTGATACAAAGGATGATGATGAAGATAAAGAGGATGATAATGCagatgaaaaagatgatgatgGAGCTGATGAGGATTTCTCAGGTGAGGAAGGGGATCCAGAGGATGACCCTGAAGCCAATGGGGATGGAGGGAGTGGAGAAGAGGAGGATGACAATGAGAGGGGATGTTGAGGATGAAGAGGAGGACGAAGAAGAGGAAGATGAAGAGGTTAATGAGCCACCTTCTAAGAAGAGGAAATGAACCTAATCACACGCCATTAGATAGGGAGGATTCAAGTTGTTTGTGATTTGCATAGAGTAGGAGAGTTGCCATCCTTTGTTCCGAATGAACCTAAATTCTTGCATCTGTCATGTTCTTACGTACAAATGTCTAGGTGGTTGGCCTGAAGGACTAAAAGCTAGCTGTAAGCAATGCTCTTTAACCATTCGTATTTGATAGGTGATGTACATTAATTTTTGTTGGCTAATATTCCACCCATACATAGGTCATTTGGAAATTCTAACTCATCTTTGCATTCAAAGCACCCCACCGTAGGATGGGTAATTAGGGCTTGAGACTGTAAGTTGGAGACAAATCAGAGGCAGCTATGGGAGAAAAGAAGCCGTAGCATACACAAAATTCTGAAACACAATCAAATGAAATTCATAGGAAACAGCCACTAAGACAGAGACGAGACTTCTTTGACTGTCTGTCGACAGACTAATAACTAGCAataataatcatgtttcttcgcTAACGATGCAAGATCTCGGAATTGCGTTGCGTGAAAGTAAACATTTATTTTTGCGAGGAAGATGATAAACCTTGCTTCTCTACCATTGCTTGTATGTAAGGAACAATGGGATAATCATACCGCAGGACATCCTACAAATGAAAATAGCACATTATCAGATTAAGTCAGTGACTCAAAAACACTATTATGATGCACGCATTACATTTCAATTAATACAGCATACAAGCTTGTCCTCACTGTTTTAGACTGCCTACAAAAGAAAACAATTCAAGATCACCCCTTTCTCATCAAGGACAGTGGAACAAGTATCAACCACTCAACTTGTCCTCACTGCAAATCCGGACAGACATAAAAGAAAGAACCATTCAAGATCATTCCCTTCTCATCATGAAGGGTCAAGTGATTAACATCAACCATTAAACTTGTCCTCACTGCAAATCTTGACACAGAAAGAACAGAGAGAAATCACACAGGTTCATTAGGATAAAGCTCTTAAGGAAAGCAGTAAGTCTAAGGCGTCACTGCATAGTTTCTTGATTAAAAAGAAAAGCCTTTGCAAGAGGCGAAGATTGATGAACTAAGTCATTATTCCTTAAGACATTAATGAGCTTAAGCCAGCTATTCATGTCCCATTGTGGATGAGCTTTGGAGTCCTGAAAGTACAAATGTAGATTTGCATGATTTCTACTAGCAAAGGAGTTAAAGTATCCTTGTTTTGATACTTGTCAAAGGAGTTATCttgttttctctcttttccaCATAATTGCTACTACAGTGAATATGGAAGAATAAGCAATGCATtcatatgttttctttttcaaaaagaTTATCGGCactttaataaaatcaaatcagcATAGCAATTTAAGCAAAAACATAATCAGGAAACcacaaaacaaacaaattaaCATCACCAAATTACCCACAATGATAAGCAGCCTTCATTTCATCCATATAAGGAGCAAGAATAAACTGAAGACCAATTTAAACAACCAAACATaaactttttacttttttaactgcccgtgcaagaaactaaccTCAAACTCACTTCGCTAAGGCAATTTCCCAGACCTAAAAACAGCAAACTTTGTCATCTTAGAGTAGGAATAACCAATCCCATTTTCCTTCAAGAACTCCTCAAGCAATTTCTTAACGCCATCAGGATCCTCACTTTCACATTCCAGCTCATAACATATCCCAAAACCATACTTAGTCTCATCCACTTCCAGCTTCAGATTTTTCCAATTAAAAACCTCTCGTTTATTCTCAAACCCACCTAAACAAACAAATCCCACTTCTTCCCCAACCCCAAATTCCTCTTTAACCCTCTTCAAAATCCTCGACTCGATCTTCCCCAACCTTGCCGGGTCCTCCACGCAAGCGCGTGCAGAACACGGATCTAGTTCCTCCTCATCTTCCGCCACGCGGCTGACACCATCTACCAGAGTAGGTTTGGATTTGAGGGAAACGATGCAGCGGGCGTCCTTGTTGAGGAAGCGGAGGCGAAGAACGGAAAGTTGAGAGGAAAGAGTATTGGTTGGGGTGTCGAAGAAGAGGTTTTCTTGATGGAGGGTTTTGGAGTGGAAAGGAGAAAGGATGGAGGTTAATTGACGGTAGGCGGAGGCGTCCTGGAGGCGGAGTTTGACTTCGACTTCCATTAGGGGGAAAGGCCGATGCGTTGAAGTTTGGAGGAGGGGTTAGGGTGGGAGCGATCGAGGAGGTGGAGAAGGGAGGAAGAAGAGGTGGCGTTGGCGGTTGAGGGAGGAGGAGGAGAGGGTTTGCGGGAATCTTCGAGTTCTTGCTTGTCCTCGAGCTTGACTTCGATTTTGGAGGGTTTTCTTCTAAGCATTTCCTTGGACTTCAGAAAGAGTTAGAAGAATAATGCGATTAGGTTTACTGCATTCTCTTGTTTCGAATTGCAGTAACTGGCGGAGACCGGCAATTGCATACAGGAAACATATATAGAGAGAGGTTAAAATGTGCTGTAAGTCCTTCTACTCCTTGtccatttggaatttagtcctcctacttttatttcaagtaatttagtcatctacttttcaaattaaaaaatgtaaGTCCAATTGTTAATACCATTAGAATTTTTCTgttaaattcaatttcattataatatcattttttttattacatgactaccaagtgaataatttttttaattttaaaccgtCACACTAGCgaatttgatagaaaaattttaaggtggtgttaacaattggacttcgattttgaaatttaaaaagtatagggtctaaatccttaaaaataaaagtaaaagtattaaattctaaatttacaagGAGCATGAGAACTTGGAGCATATTTTAATCATAAATATAGGTATTGGATAACCAGTGACTAAGATCTTTTGTGTACAAAAGTTATTTGAGGACAATAGTACAAAGTATTAATATAATTcgtgaataattttattaactaatatGTTCTAAAAGTTAGAACTATTCTTACAATTAGGGCACCGAATCCAACATGTTAAACTACAAGAATATTCACCTAACTATTTAGTTTGTTCTATTTTAATCacccaactattaattttttaaatttaatagttcaacttttcaaaattattttatgactttttaattatttaataatattttaatcatttttataattgatgtataattttaat
Protein-coding sequences here:
- the LOC107901344 gene encoding triphosphate tunnel metalloenzyme 3 → MEVEVKLRLQDASAYRQLTSILSPFHSKTLHQENLFFDTPTNTLSSQLSVLRLRFLNKDARCIVSLKSKPTLVDGVSRVAEDEEELDPCSARACVEDPARLGKIESRILKRVKEEFGVGEEVGFVCLGGFENKREVFNWKNLKLEVDETKYGFGICYELECESEDPDGVKKLLEEFLKENGIGYSYSKMTKFAVFRSGKLP